A window of the Paludisphaera rhizosphaerae genome harbors these coding sequences:
- a CDS encoding energy-coupling factor ABC transporter permease has protein sequence MHIPDGLMDGRVAAATTLVAACGLAYGLRAVERRHGLRTTSLMGMTAAFVFAAQMVNFPVGPGVSGHLLGGVLAAVLLGPWAGAVVIAAVLLVQCLLFQDGGVTALGANFVNMGLVGAVGGYAVYDAIRRAVGARRGVLIGSMAAAWFSVLLAAGAFTVELAAGGGKSQFLSVLSWMALVHAVIGVGEALITGLVVRFVLLTRPEIVADLVGGEGSDGSSPSKTPRWLSTTAAGLAAALAVSVFLAPFASEFPDGLEYVGGKLGFLPQGDAPPLLAAPMPDYQAPLPGLDYAKAATALAGAAGTLVVFAFAWTLAKVFPRAQA, from the coding sequence GCCTACGGGCTGCGGGCCGTGGAACGTCGCCACGGCCTCCGCACGACTTCGCTTATGGGGATGACGGCGGCCTTCGTCTTTGCGGCCCAGATGGTCAACTTCCCCGTCGGGCCGGGCGTCTCGGGGCACCTCCTGGGAGGCGTGCTCGCGGCGGTCCTGCTCGGCCCTTGGGCCGGGGCGGTCGTCATCGCGGCCGTCCTGCTCGTCCAGTGCCTGCTGTTCCAGGACGGCGGCGTGACCGCCCTCGGGGCGAACTTCGTCAACATGGGCCTCGTCGGGGCGGTCGGCGGCTACGCGGTCTACGACGCGATACGCAGGGCGGTCGGAGCACGCCGCGGCGTGCTCATCGGGTCGATGGCCGCGGCCTGGTTCTCGGTGCTGCTCGCCGCCGGGGCGTTCACGGTCGAGCTCGCCGCCGGTGGGGGAAAATCCCAGTTCCTTAGCGTGCTGAGCTGGATGGCCCTGGTCCACGCCGTCATCGGCGTGGGCGAGGCCCTCATCACGGGCCTCGTCGTGCGATTCGTCCTGCTGACGCGGCCCGAAATCGTCGCCGACCTCGTGGGCGGCGAGGGGTCCGACGGGTCGTCGCCGTCCAAGACGCCGCGGTGGCTCTCCACGACGGCGGCGGGCCTGGCCGCCGCGTTGGCGGTCTCCGTCTTCCTCGCCCCGTTCGCGAGCGAGTTCCCCGACGGCCTCGAATACGTCGGCGGCAAGCTGGGCTTCCTGCCCCAGGGCGACGCCCCGCCCCTGCTCGCCGCCCCCATGCCCGACTACCAGGCCCCGCTGCCGGGGCTCGACTACGCGAAGGCCGCGACGGCCCTCGCGGGGGCCGCGGGGACCTTGGTCGTGTTCGCGTTCGCCTGGACCCTGGCCAAGGTCTTCCCACGGGCCCAGGCGTAG